One window from the genome of Solea solea chromosome 13, fSolSol10.1, whole genome shotgun sequence encodes:
- the LOC131472000 gene encoding RIIa domain-containing protein 1 gives MAGKDGANQLDVSALSREQQQTLRHFKIKTRIANESYLMSHPEVDVMVGDFVRKVLLQRPTDIREFAADYFTNPNLHTTLVSKMKEGSDVE, from the exons ATGGCAGGAAAAGACGGCGCGAACCAACTGGACGTGAGCGCTCTGAGtcgtgagcagcagcagacgctGCGACACTTCAAG ATCAAGACGAGAATCGCCAATGAGTCATATTTGATGTCGCATCCAGAGGTGGATGTGATGGTAGGAGACTTTGTCAG AAAAGTGCTTCTTCAAAGGCCCACTGACATCCGTGAGTTTGCTGCAG ATTACTTCACCAACCCAAACCTTCACACAACTCTTGTGTCAAAAATGAAAGAAGGCAGTGACGTGGAGTGA